From a single Pseudomonas serboccidentalis genomic region:
- a CDS encoding PAAR domain-containing protein, producing MSGKPAARVTDPTDCPLPGHGTNPIVSGSPDVFFDGLAAARMTDKSACGSPITGAVSGTVFINGLNAATLDSTGGHGNVVVGGSGTVIIGQSGGGAAFSGLLPMPVHFTDKLQVVNEATGEPVPNHPYAIERGDGRLEHGITNEQGFTHTVSSHLPESIKLFVE from the coding sequence TTGAGTGGTAAACCCGCTGCACGCGTCACCGACCCGACCGACTGCCCATTGCCAGGGCATGGCACCAACCCGATTGTTTCCGGCTCGCCCGACGTCTTCTTCGACGGCCTCGCCGCCGCGCGCATGACCGATAAATCGGCCTGTGGCAGCCCGATCACCGGCGCCGTTTCCGGCACCGTATTCATCAACGGCCTGAACGCCGCCACGCTCGACAGCACTGGAGGTCACGGCAATGTCGTGGTCGGTGGGTCGGGGACGGTGATTATCGGCCAGAGTGGTGGAGGCGCGGCGTTTAGCGGGTTGTTGCCGATGCCGGTGCATTTTACGGACAAGTTGCAAGTGGTAAATGAAGCGACTGGCGAGCCTGTCCCGAACCATCCTTATGCAATCGAACGAGGTGATGGACGTCTTGAGCACGGCATTACCAATGAACAGGGCTTTACCCACACGGTCAGCTCCCACTTACCCGAATCCATAAAACTGTTTGTAGAGTGA
- a CDS encoding HD domain-containing protein gives MNTEIFMPMEALAVVLLPHALEPSDDGAHDLAHLHRVWHNVRTLQAEEGGDLEVLLAAVLLHDCVAVEKNSPLRSQASRLAAEKAANVLAELDWPESKIAAVTHAIEAHSFSANLTPLTLEAKIVQDADRLDSLGMLGVARTFYVAGRMGAALYDPQDPEAKQREYDDTRFCLDHFQTKLLHLADGFQTVAGQGLAQIRHQRLKGFMEQFKEEIGIA, from the coding sequence ATGAACACTGAGATTTTTATGCCCATGGAGGCGCTCGCGGTGGTGCTGCTGCCCCACGCCCTCGAACCGTCAGACGACGGCGCTCACGACCTCGCCCACCTGCACCGGGTCTGGCACAACGTGCGCACCTTGCAGGCCGAGGAAGGTGGCGACCTTGAAGTGTTGCTCGCCGCCGTGCTGCTGCACGATTGCGTGGCTGTCGAAAAGAACTCGCCCCTGCGCTCGCAGGCCTCGCGTCTCGCGGCAGAGAAAGCCGCAAACGTGCTGGCTGAATTGGATTGGCCCGAAAGCAAAATCGCCGCCGTCACCCACGCCATCGAAGCCCACAGCTTTTCCGCCAATCTCACCCCGCTGACCCTCGAAGCGAAAATCGTCCAGGACGCCGACCGTCTCGACTCGCTGGGCATGCTCGGTGTTGCCCGCACCTTCTACGTCGCCGGGCGCATGGGCGCGGCGCTGTACGACCCGCAGGATCCCGAAGCGAAACAACGCGAGTACGACGACACACGTTTTTGCCTCGATCATTTCCAGACCAAACTGCTGCACCTCGCCGACGGTTTCCAGACCGTTGCCGGGCAAGGTCTGGCGCAGATCCGCCATCAACGCTTGAAGGGTTTCATGGAGCAGTTCAAGGAAGAAATCGGCATCGCCTGA
- a CDS encoding AraC family transcriptional regulator, whose translation MQLTRHLDANATLVSLIEPLALRDGYSQTGLPGVQVLRASCDVARGPHIYEPSLMIIAQGSKLAFLGPRTMEYGAGHYLIQALPVPFECETFALPDAPLLGVSVAIDRVLLGELVLAMGLAPGRHIPAQTPESMTSVVLDDDMRGCVERLLRCLHDPLACQILGPARVRELLFTALRGPQADVLRALVEQQGQFARVAASISHLHAHYTEPLNVETLASCANMSVSTFHEHFKRSTLLSPVQYLKRLRLLKAQTLLIAEGLGVAQVAHRVGYQSTSQFSREYKRYFERSPGEERVA comes from the coding sequence ATGCAGTTGACCCGCCACCTTGATGCCAATGCCACGCTGGTTTCGTTGATCGAGCCGCTGGCGCTCCGCGACGGTTACAGTCAGACCGGGCTGCCCGGCGTGCAGGTCTTGCGCGCCAGTTGCGACGTCGCGCGCGGCCCGCACATTTATGAGCCGAGCCTGATGATCATCGCCCAGGGCAGCAAACTGGCGTTTCTCGGCCCGCGCACCATGGAGTATGGCGCCGGGCACTATCTGATTCAGGCGCTGCCGGTGCCGTTCGAGTGCGAAACCTTTGCCTTGCCGGATGCGCCGTTGCTGGGCGTGTCGGTGGCCATTGACCGGGTGCTGCTCGGTGAGCTGGTGCTGGCCATGGGGCTGGCGCCGGGGCGGCACATTCCGGCGCAGACGCCGGAGTCGATGACCTCGGTGGTGCTCGACGATGACATGCGCGGTTGTGTTGAACGCTTGCTGCGCTGCCTGCACGATCCGCTGGCGTGTCAGATTTTGGGGCCGGCGCGGGTGCGCGAATTGTTGTTCACCGCGCTGCGCGGGCCGCAGGCCGATGTGTTGCGCGCGCTGGTGGAGCAGCAGGGGCAGTTCGCCCGGGTCGCGGCGTCGATCAGCCATCTGCATGCGCATTACACCGAGCCGTTGAACGTCGAGACCCTGGCCAGTTGCGCCAACATGAGCGTGTCGACCTTTCACGAGCACTTCAAGCGCAGCACCCTTTTGTCGCCGGTGCAGTACTTGAAGCGCTTGCGTTTGCTCAAGGCGCAGACGTTGTTGATCGCCGAGGGGCTGGGTGTGGCGCAGGTGGCGCATCGGGTGGGGTATCAGAGCACGTCGCAGTTCAGTCGTGAGTACAAGCGCTACTTCGAGCGCAGCCCGGGCGAGGAACGCGTTGCCTGA
- a CDS encoding MFS transporter, which produces MPPQTLTGQASLVTPSRKRFFIMVLLFITVVINYLDRSNLSIAAPALTSELGIDPVHVGLIFSAFGWTYAAMQIPGGWLVDRVPPRILYSVALLLWSLATVMLGFAASFIALFVLRMAVGALEAPAYPINSRVVTTWFPERERATAIGFYTSGQFVGLAFLTPVLAWLQHEFGWHMVFVATGAAGIVWAAIWYAVYREPRDFKGANDAEIDLIREGGGLVDIQAQTAKASFSWTDLGIVLTKRKLWGIYLGQFCLNSTLWFFLTWFPTYLVKYRGMDFIKSGLLASLPFLAAFIGVLCSGFFSDLLIRRGCSVGFARKLPIIGGLLISTSIIGANFVESTPLVIAFLALAFFGNGLASITWSLVSTLAPARLLGLTGGVFNFIGNLSAIATPIVIGFLASGDSFAPAITYIAVLALVGALSYVLLVGKVERIEL; this is translated from the coding sequence ATGCCACCGCAAACCCTCACCGGGCAGGCGTCTTTAGTCACGCCCAGCCGCAAGCGGTTCTTCATCATGGTGTTGTTGTTCATCACCGTGGTCATCAACTACCTCGACCGCAGCAACCTGTCGATTGCCGCACCCGCGCTGACCAGCGAACTGGGCATCGATCCGGTTCACGTCGGGCTGATTTTCTCCGCGTTCGGCTGGACCTACGCCGCGATGCAGATCCCCGGCGGCTGGCTGGTGGACCGGGTGCCACCGCGCATTCTCTACAGCGTCGCGCTGCTGCTATGGTCGCTGGCCACGGTGATGCTCGGTTTTGCCGCGAGTTTCATTGCACTGTTCGTGCTGCGCATGGCGGTCGGCGCGCTGGAAGCCCCAGCCTATCCGATCAACAGCCGCGTGGTGACCACCTGGTTTCCCGAGCGCGAGCGGGCCACGGCGATTGGTTTCTACACCTCCGGGCAATTTGTCGGGCTGGCGTTTCTGACCCCGGTGCTGGCGTGGCTGCAACATGAGTTCGGCTGGCACATGGTGTTCGTCGCCACTGGCGCGGCGGGCATTGTCTGGGCGGCGATCTGGTACGCGGTGTATCGCGAGCCGCGAGATTTCAAGGGCGCCAACGATGCGGAGATCGACCTGATCCGCGAGGGTGGCGGGCTGGTAGACATTCAAGCGCAAACGGCCAAGGCGTCGTTCAGTTGGACCGACCTGGGTATCGTCCTGACCAAACGCAAGTTGTGGGGCATCTACCTCGGCCAGTTCTGCCTGAACTCGACGCTGTGGTTTTTTCTGACGTGGTTCCCGACCTACCTGGTGAAATATCGCGGCATGGACTTCATCAAGTCCGGCCTGCTGGCGTCGCTGCCGTTCCTTGCCGCGTTCATTGGCGTGCTGTGTTCGGGGTTCTTTTCCGACCTGCTGATTCGCCGTGGTTGCAGCGTCGGCTTTGCGCGCAAGTTGCCGATCATTGGCGGGCTGCTGATTTCCACCTCGATCATCGGCGCGAATTTTGTTGAGTCGACGCCGCTGGTGATTGCCTTCCTGGCGCTGGCGTTTTTCGGCAACGGGCTGGCGTCGATCACCTGGTCGCTGGTGTCGACACTGGCGCCGGCGCGGTTGTTGGGGCTGACCGGCGGGGTGTTCAACTTCATCGGCAACCTGTCGGCGATTGCCACACCGATCGTCATCGGTTTTCTCGCCAGCGGTGACTCGTTCGCGCCGGCGATCACCTACATCGCGGTGCTTGCGCTGGTCGGTGCATTGTCCTACGTGTTGCTGGTGGGCAAGGTCGAGCGTATCGAGTTGTAG
- a CDS encoding IclR family transcriptional regulator: MQEDAPEKTKDAAPTGTQTLLRGLGVVQAVASGARDLKEIARLIGTTRSTTHRLASCLVDERYLRVVPQIGYLLGPKLIELGFQAREELPLVSLAGPYLDELSALTGDTVHLGIREGDEVLYLLKNPGRNGPEMRSRVGHRMPLARTGIGKALMLDDAPQDWQRLYDISLPAGGKSQFWPQHPQQSWEQLEQRMTEYVAGGYAFDLEDNEPSIRCVAAPIRDASKRIVAAISIASTVPYMPLEKMAELIPLIKGVTARLSAELGLKV, from the coding sequence ATGCAGGAAGACGCCCCGGAAAAAACCAAGGACGCCGCACCCACCGGCACGCAGACGCTGCTTCGCGGACTGGGTGTGGTGCAGGCGGTGGCCAGTGGCGCCCGCGATCTGAAAGAGATCGCCCGGCTGATCGGCACCACGCGCAGCACCACCCATCGGCTGGCCAGTTGCCTGGTGGACGAGCGCTACCTGCGCGTGGTGCCGCAAATCGGCTATCTGCTGGGGCCCAAGTTGATCGAGCTGGGGTTTCAGGCGCGCGAAGAGTTGCCGCTGGTGAGCCTGGCCGGGCCGTATCTGGACGAGTTGTCGGCGCTGACCGGCGACACCGTGCATCTGGGTATTCGTGAAGGTGACGAGGTTCTGTACCTGCTGAAGAATCCGGGGCGTAATGGCCCGGAAATGCGTTCGCGGGTCGGCCATCGGATGCCGCTGGCGCGCACCGGGATCGGCAAGGCCTTGATGCTCGATGATGCGCCGCAGGATTGGCAGCGGCTGTACGACATCAGCCTGCCGGCGGGTGGGAAAAGTCAGTTCTGGCCGCAGCATCCCCAGCAGTCGTGGGAACAGCTTGAGCAGCGCATGACCGAGTACGTGGCCGGTGGCTACGCGTTCGATCTGGAAGACAACGAACCGTCGATCCGCTGCGTGGCGGCGCCGATTCGCGATGCGAGCAAGCGCATTGTGGCGGCGATCAGCATCGCCAGCACCGTGCCGTACATGCCGCTGGAAAAAATGGCCGAGCTGATCCCCCTGATCAAAGGGGTCACAGCCCGGCTCTCGGCGGAGCTTGGCTTGAAGGTCTGA
- a CDS encoding 2-dehydro-3-deoxygalactonokinase, which produces MQAQLIALDWGTTSLRAYKLAAGGVVLEQRALSSGIMQLPKTSRVINGRECADGFELAFEDACGDWLDAQPDLPVIACGMVGSAQGWREAAYCETPANVANLGNSLQTLVSLRGTRVHIVPGVIQRSRLPNVMRGEETQVLGVLQNLPAETDGDLLIGLPGSHSKWVEVVDGRITHFDTFMTGEVFAVLSEHSILGRTQQPGAAFDGLAFDRGVQVALSTDGELGVLSTLFSARTLGLTGELAPTAQADYLSGLMIGHELAALATVQRRRRHSVHLPSIILIGNAQLCARYSRALEACGFANVTLAEQATERGLWQLALAAGLLDSSSR; this is translated from the coding sequence ATGCAGGCGCAATTGATCGCGCTCGATTGGGGGACGACCTCATTACGTGCTTACAAACTCGCGGCGGGCGGGGTGGTGCTGGAGCAGCGTGCGCTGTCGTCCGGGATCATGCAGTTGCCCAAGACCTCGCGAGTCATCAACGGTCGTGAATGCGCCGACGGTTTTGAACTGGCCTTCGAAGACGCGTGTGGCGACTGGCTCGATGCGCAGCCGGATCTGCCGGTGATCGCCTGCGGCATGGTCGGCAGCGCCCAGGGCTGGCGCGAAGCGGCCTACTGCGAAACACCGGCGAACGTCGCCAATCTCGGAAATTCCCTACAAACACTGGTCAGTCTGCGCGGCACGCGGGTGCATATCGTGCCGGGCGTGATCCAGCGTTCACGCCTGCCGAACGTGATGCGCGGTGAAGAAACCCAGGTCCTCGGCGTGCTGCAGAACCTGCCGGCCGAGACGGACGGCGACCTGTTGATCGGCTTGCCGGGCAGCCATTCCAAATGGGTGGAAGTGGTCGATGGCCGCATCACTCATTTCGATACCTTCATGACCGGCGAAGTGTTCGCCGTGCTCAGTGAGCACAGCATTCTCGGGCGTACCCAGCAACCGGGGGCGGCATTCGATGGCCTGGCCTTTGACCGTGGCGTGCAAGTGGCGCTGTCGACGGACGGCGAACTCGGTGTGCTTTCCACGCTGTTCAGTGCGCGCACCTTGGGCCTGACCGGCGAACTGGCCCCGACGGCGCAAGCGGATTACCTGTCCGGGCTGATGATCGGCCATGAACTGGCGGCGCTTGCCACCGTGCAGCGGCGTCGGCGCCACAGCGTGCATCTGCCCTCGATCATCCTCATCGGCAACGCGCAACTCTGCGCCCGCTACAGCCGCGCGCTGGAGGCCTGTGGTTTCGCCAACGTGACGCTGGCCGAGCAGGCCACCGAGCGTGGCCTGTGGCAACTGGCGCTGGCCGCCGGACTGCTCGATTCCTCATCCCGTTAA
- a CDS encoding NAD(P)-dependent alcohol dehydrogenase: MYTAIGYAAQSATTPLAPMKFERRSPRADDVAIEILYCGVCHSDIHQARNEWGIAVYPLMPGHEIVGKVTAVGANVTQHKVGDLVGVGCMVDSCRTCAACQQNLEQYCLEGPTMTYATPDRVDGSNTMGGYSDSIVVSEHFVVRIPAKLDLASAAPILCAGITTYSPLKHYGVKAGDKVGILGMGGLGHMGIKFAKALGAQVTLFTRSASKAEEGRRQGADHVIVSTDAEQMAAAAGQFDFLLDTIPVQHDLNPYLQTLRFDGVHILVGLIEPIDPPVHAANLVLGRRVLAGSLIGGIAETQEVLDFCAEHNITCDIEMLDIRQINEAYARMIAGDVKYRFVIDMATLKV; this comes from the coding sequence ATGTACACCGCAATCGGTTATGCCGCTCAATCGGCCACCACTCCCCTCGCCCCGATGAAATTCGAACGCCGCAGCCCTCGCGCTGACGACGTGGCGATCGAGATCCTGTACTGCGGCGTCTGCCACTCCGACATCCACCAGGCGCGCAACGAATGGGGCATCGCCGTTTATCCGTTGATGCCCGGCCACGAGATCGTCGGAAAAGTCACCGCAGTCGGTGCGAACGTCACCCAACATAAAGTAGGCGATCTGGTCGGTGTTGGCTGCATGGTCGACTCCTGCCGCACCTGCGCCGCCTGCCAGCAGAACCTCGAGCAATACTGCCTCGAAGGTCCGACCATGACCTACGCCACCCCGGACCGGGTCGACGGCAGCAACACCATGGGCGGATACTCGGACAGCATCGTCGTCAGCGAGCACTTCGTGGTGCGCATCCCGGCGAAACTCGACCTGGCCAGCGCCGCGCCGATCCTCTGCGCCGGCATCACCACCTACTCGCCGCTCAAGCACTACGGCGTCAAGGCCGGCGACAAGGTCGGGATTCTCGGCATGGGCGGCCTCGGCCACATGGGCATCAAGTTCGCCAAGGCCCTGGGCGCGCAAGTCACGCTGTTCACCCGTTCGGCGAGCAAGGCCGAGGAAGGTCGTCGTCAGGGCGCCGATCATGTGATCGTCTCCACCGATGCCGAACAGATGGCCGCCGCCGCAGGCCAGTTCGATTTCCTGCTCGACACCATTCCGGTGCAGCACGACCTCAACCCGTACCTGCAAACCCTGCGCTTTGATGGCGTGCATATTCTGGTAGGGCTGATCGAGCCGATCGACCCGCCGGTGCATGCTGCCAACCTGGTACTGGGCCGCCGGGTGCTGGCCGGTTCGTTGATCGGTGGCATCGCCGAAACCCAGGAAGTGCTGGATTTCTGCGCCGAGCACAACATCACCTGCGACATCGAAATGCTCGACATCCGCCAGATCAACGAGGCTTACGCGCGCATGATCGCCGGTGACGTGAAGTACCGCTTCGTGATCGACATGGCGACGCTCAAGGTTTAA
- a CDS encoding 2-dehydro-3-deoxy-6-phosphogalactonate aldolase, translating to MLKQALAQNGLIAILRGLHPQEAAAIGEVLYAAGFRVIEVPLNSPSPYESIRILRQTLPADCLIGAGTVLTPEQVEQVKAAGGQVIVMPHSDAKVLRAAKAAGLYLSPGVATPTEAFAALEEGADILKLFPAEQMGPAVVKAWLAVLPAGTVLAPVGGITPDNMQVFIDAGVKGFGLGSGLFKPGMTPEQVAVNAKAYVAAWKALR from the coding sequence ATGCTCAAGCAAGCACTGGCACAAAACGGTCTGATCGCGATTCTGCGTGGCCTGCATCCGCAGGAAGCCGCCGCTATCGGAGAAGTCCTGTATGCCGCCGGATTTCGCGTCATCGAAGTACCGCTCAATTCCCCTTCACCGTACGAAAGTATCCGCATCCTGCGCCAGACCTTGCCCGCCGATTGTCTGATCGGTGCCGGCACGGTGCTGACCCCGGAACAGGTCGAGCAGGTGAAAGCGGCTGGCGGCCAGGTGATTGTCATGCCGCACAGCGACGCCAAAGTGCTGCGCGCAGCGAAAGCGGCGGGGCTGTACCTGTCGCCGGGTGTCGCCACGCCGACCGAAGCCTTCGCGGCGCTGGAGGAGGGCGCGGACATTCTCAAGCTGTTCCCGGCCGAGCAGATGGGCCCGGCGGTCGTCAAAGCCTGGCTCGCGGTGTTGCCAGCGGGGACGGTGCTGGCGCCGGTCGGCGGCATCACCCCGGACAACATGCAGGTGTTCATCGATGCCGGGGTCAAAGGTTTCGGGCTCGGTTCCGGTCTGTTCAAGCCGGGCATGACGCCGGAGCAAGTGGCGGTGAACGCCAAGGCCTACGTGGCCGCCTGGAAAGCGCTTCGCTAA
- a CDS encoding PfkB family carbohydrate kinase, with translation MPKMLHTGQVIIDLVMAVDQLPQVGGDVLAQSAAFEAGGGFNVMAAAVRNGLPVVYLGRHGSGRFGDLARQAMNAEGIRIGIKTPAQPDTGICVALTDASAERSFISCIGAEGEVTEEDLNSVAAEAGDYVYVSGYSLLHEGKAQALLDWTLALPDTINVVFDPGPLVESPDSALMQALLPRIDVWTSNSVEALRFTGAADIAEALDRLAGHLRNDALIVVRDGPQGCWIHQAGERRHVPGFAVKAVDSNGAGDAHAGVFVAGLAQGLNAHEAARRANAAAALAVTRWGPATSPGAAEVDALIRGD, from the coding sequence ATGCCTAAGATGTTGCACACCGGCCAGGTCATCATCGACCTGGTGATGGCTGTGGATCAGCTGCCGCAAGTCGGCGGCGATGTGCTGGCGCAGTCTGCCGCTTTCGAGGCCGGCGGCGGTTTCAACGTGATGGCCGCTGCCGTACGCAATGGCTTGCCAGTGGTTTATCTCGGTCGCCACGGCAGCGGGCGCTTCGGCGATCTGGCGCGTCAGGCGATGAACGCTGAAGGCATCCGTATCGGCATCAAAACGCCTGCGCAACCCGACACCGGGATTTGCGTGGCGCTGACCGATGCGTCGGCCGAGCGCAGTTTCATTTCCTGCATCGGCGCCGAAGGCGAGGTGACCGAGGAGGACTTGAACAGCGTGGCCGCCGAGGCGGGCGATTACGTCTATGTGAGCGGTTACAGCCTGTTGCATGAAGGCAAGGCGCAGGCGCTACTGGACTGGACGCTGGCGCTGCCGGATACGATTAACGTGGTGTTCGATCCGGGCCCGTTGGTCGAGTCGCCGGACTCGGCGTTGATGCAGGCCCTGCTGCCGCGCATCGATGTGTGGACCAGCAACAGCGTCGAGGCGTTGCGCTTTACCGGAGCGGCGGATATCGCTGAGGCGCTGGATCGGCTCGCCGGGCATCTGCGCAACGACGCGCTGATCGTGGTGCGCGACGGGCCACAGGGGTGCTGGATTCATCAGGCTGGCGAGCGTCGGCATGTGCCGGGGTTTGCCGTGAAGGCGGTGGACAGCAATGGTGCCGGTGATGCGCATGCCGGGGTATTTGTCGCCGGGTTGGCGCAGGGTTTGAATGCGCATGAGGCGGCGCGGCGAGCGAACGCGGCAGCGGCTTTGGCAGTGACGCGCTGGGGGCCGGCGACATCGCCGGGGGCTGCTGAAGTGGATGCATTGATACGCGGCGACTGA
- a CDS encoding GNAT family N-acetyltransferase: MTIDIRPATPSDAPQILAFITELADFEKARHEVIASVTDIERSLFSEGATAHGLICLRDGVPIGFAVFFFSYSTWLGSNCLYLEDLYITPEQRGGGAGKTLLRHLAKIACDNDCGRFEWSVLDWNTPAIEFYKSLGAQPQEEWVRYRMDGKVLREFAEG, from the coding sequence ATGACGATCGACATCCGCCCGGCGACCCCCAGCGATGCTCCGCAAATCCTCGCCTTCATCACCGAACTGGCAGATTTCGAAAAGGCCCGCCACGAAGTTATCGCCAGCGTCACCGACATCGAGCGCAGTCTGTTCAGCGAAGGCGCCACCGCCCACGGCCTGATCTGTTTGCGTGACGGTGTGCCGATCGGTTTTGCGGTGTTCTTCTTCAGCTATTCGACATGGCTCGGCAGCAACTGCCTGTACCTCGAAGACCTCTACATCACCCCCGAGCAACGCGGTGGCGGTGCCGGCAAAACCCTGCTGCGGCATCTGGCGAAAATCGCCTGTGACAATGATTGCGGGCGCTTCGAATGGAGCGTGCTGGACTGGAACACCCCGGCCATCGAATTCTACAAATCCCTCGGCGCGCAGCCGCAGGAAGAGTGGGTGCGCTATCGCATGGATGGCAAGGTTTTACGCGAGTTTGCCGAAGGCTGA
- the dgoD gene encoding galactonate dehydratase: MKITKLTTFIVPPRWCFLKVETDEGVTGWGEPVVEGRAHTVAAAVEELSDYLIGKDPRNIEDIWTVLYRGGFYRGGAIHMSALAGIDQALWDIKGKALGVSVSDLLGGQVRDKIRVYSWIGGDRPADTARAAKEAVSRGFTAVKMNGTEELQFLDSFEKVDLALANVAAVRDAVGPNVGIGVDFHGRVHKPMAKVLMKELDPYKLMFIEEPVLSENYEALKELAPLTSTPIALGERLFSRWDFKRVLSEGYVDIIQPDASHAGGITETRKIANMAEAYDVALALHCPLGPIALAACLQLDAACYNAFIQEQSLGIHYNESNDLLDYVKDPRVFDYDQGFVKIPNGPGLGIEINEEYVIERAAVGHRWRNPIWRHADGSFAEW; encoded by the coding sequence ATGAAAATCACCAAACTCACCACCTTCATCGTCCCGCCGCGCTGGTGTTTCCTCAAGGTCGAAACCGACGAAGGCGTCACCGGTTGGGGCGAGCCTGTGGTCGAAGGCCGCGCCCACACCGTCGCCGCTGCAGTCGAGGAATTGTCCGACTACCTGATCGGCAAAGACCCACGCAACATCGAGGACATCTGGACCGTGTTGTACCGCGGCGGCTTCTACCGCGGCGGCGCGATCCACATGAGTGCGCTGGCCGGTATCGATCAGGCGCTGTGGGACATCAAGGGCAAGGCCCTCGGTGTGTCGGTCAGCGATCTGCTCGGCGGTCAGGTGCGTGACAAGATCCGTGTGTATTCGTGGATCGGTGGCGACCGTCCGGCCGATACGGCACGGGCGGCGAAAGAGGCGGTGAGCCGTGGTTTTACCGCGGTGAAAATGAACGGCACCGAAGAGCTGCAGTTCCTCGACTCCTTTGAGAAAGTCGATCTGGCCCTGGCCAACGTGGCTGCGGTGCGTGATGCGGTCGGGCCGAACGTCGGTATCGGCGTCGACTTCCATGGTCGGGTGCACAAGCCGATGGCCAAGGTGCTGATGAAAGAACTCGACCCATACAAACTGATGTTCATCGAAGAACCGGTGCTCAGTGAAAACTACGAAGCGCTGAAAGAGCTGGCGCCGCTGACGAGCACGCCGATTGCCCTCGGTGAGCGGCTGTTCTCGCGTTGGGACTTTAAACGCGTGTTGAGCGAAGGCTACGTCGACATCATCCAGCCGGATGCCTCCCACGCCGGCGGCATCACCGAAACCCGCAAGATCGCCAACATGGCCGAAGCCTACGACGTGGCGCTGGCGCTGCATTGCCCACTGGGGCCGATTGCGCTGGCGGCGTGTTTGCAACTCGACGCGGCTTGTTACAACGCGTTTATCCAGGAGCAGAGCCTGGGCATCCATTACAACGAGAGCAACGATTTGCTCGACTACGTGAAGGATCCACGGGTGTTCGACTACGACCAGGGCTTCGTGAAGATTCCGAACGGGCCGGGGCTGGGTATCGAGATCAACGAGGAATACGTGATCGAGCGCGCCGCCGTCGGCCACCGCTGGCGCAACCCGATCTGGCGCCATGCCGATGGCAGTTTTGCCGAGTGGTGA